The following are from one region of the Lytechinus pictus isolate F3 Inbred chromosome 4, Lp3.0, whole genome shotgun sequence genome:
- the LOC129258990 gene encoding centrosomal protein of 57 kDa-like codes for MNSMDRYSTYASTSTRRPDGVGGLASPYGKTTGTLGGMDGRMPGDDISFNVESVSSYQDYPTARPLLGDQIARRKHPEQVRAVPESNSRAVVSALRGLQEKIRKLELERAQAETNLKSLSKETSQYRQTLQEPTATKRRTQKETQTARDVQEVQSQLSGADQRIPLLEKQLEYMRRMVQSAESDRQAALRMAEARRTHDTLTQREELQSQEEKLRKLEREYNRLTDNQSVSQSKIRDLENRLKEERRQRKMLLDREAELRTLAETNRILLATEQATEERRPRKVKKKRRKVPQPTSPRPHCTGQIPFVVGKSTTPSHSVNANLQNVLAILKTHNTAWCGNGPLAPHRPQSAKVKRSASVSSSAGSDLSDLVLGLQEEFALMGLEHQDLAKQIRESEDPLIREDLERELDNLVFKMEAKGDQIAKLKKHKQQLSGKPKKTKAPKVQKTKPRSIGTRHSSDPSNSNGAEVQVITTVKTKGRGAGPIHVSNGDSKRNLQMLRDMQVLQTSLRKDDVSWD; via the exons ATGAATTCTATGGATAGATATTCAACATATGCTTCG ACGTCAACTAGGAGACCAGATGGAGTAGGTGGTCTGGCATCGCCCTATGGCAAAACTACAGGTACACTCGGAGGGATGGACGGCAGGATGCCAGGAGATGATATTTCCTTCAACGTGGAGTCTGTATCTTCATACCAGGACTACCCAACAGCCAGGCCGCTCCTGGGGGATCAGATCGCCAGGAGGAAGCACCCAGAGCAGGTGCGAGCTGTCCCAGAAAGCAACAGCAGAG CGGTGGTGTCTGCATTGAGGGGCTTGCAGGAAAAGATCCGTAAGCTGGAGCTAGAGAGAGCCCAGGCAGAGACCAACCTGAAATCCCTATCCAAAGAAACCAGCCAGTACAGACAAACCTTACAGGAGCCTACAGCCACCAAGAGGAGAACGCAGAAGGAGACACAGACAGCTCGGGATGTACAAG AGGTGCAGAGCCAACTATCTGGTGCCGACCAGCGCATACCGCTGCTTGAGAAACAGCTGGAGTACATGCGGAGGATGGTGCAGAGCGCTGAGAGTGATCGGCAGGCTGCACTGAGGATGGCTGAGGCGCGGAGAACGCATGACACCCTCACCCAACGAGAGGAACTGCAGAGTCAAGAAGAGAAGCTTCGGAAGCTAGAGAGGGAGTACAACCGCTTAACAGATAACCAATCAGTTTCACAG AGTAAAATCAGAGATTTGGAAAACAGGCTCAAGGAAGAGAGAAGGCAAAGGAAAATGCTCTTAGATCGTGAAGCAGAG TTGAGGACTCTGGCAGAAACCAACCGCATCCTACTAGCCACAGAACAGGCCACGGAGGAGCGAAGACCTAGGAAagtgaagaagaagaggagaaaggtTCCACAGCCAACTTCTCCCAGGCCTCATTGCACAGGGCAGATCCCATTTGTTGTAGGCAAg TCAACAACTCCCAGTCACTCTGTGAATGCCAATCTCCAGAACGTACTTGCCATTCTGAAGACACACAACACAGCGTGGTGTGGCAACGGACCTCTCGCACCTCACCGACCTCAGAGTgcaaaggtcaaaaggtcagcATCGGTGTCGTCATCTGCCGGCAGTGACCTATCCGACCTCGTACTTGGACTCCAGGAAGAGTTTGCCCTAATGGGACT GGAGCACCAAGATCTTGCCAAGCAGATCCGTGAGTCAGAAGACCCTCTCATCAGGGAGGATCTAGAGAGGGAGCTTGATAACCTGGTCTTCAAGATGGAGGCCAAGGGAGACCAGATTGCTAAACTCAAGAAACATAAACAACAG CTTTCTGGAAAGCCAAAAAAGACAAAAGCCCCCAAAGTACAGAAGACCAAGCCTAGATCAATAGGAACAAGACATTCATCTGACCCTTCCAATTCAAACGGAGCGGAGGTGCAGGTCATCACCACGGTGAAGACCAAAGGTAGAGGGGCGGGGCCTATCCATGTGTCAAACGGCGATTCCAAACGAAACCTACAAATGCTGCGGGATATGCAAGTGCTGCAGACATCATTACGCAAAGACGATGTCAGCTGGGATTAA
- the LOC129258989 gene encoding U3 small nucleolar RNA-associated protein 14 homolog A-like: MDVLLSLQASGVERENDDDDDSHSNISASEDEGDLEDESRHSKLLEAIGSMETKKRSKVKQRSEASADVSEYQLNTKDVQGKGIWIHDLMGSLKNTPSHSALKKQMNNVNKRKTLPTPLHQHEAEKIQRTMAYEGVSKEVSKWDQVVQTNRKAEHLSFPLNQKVVGLPTTDQFVKKFKPSTPLEQEVYKILHGSKFAERPNKQLSQAEEEAIKAMSLSEARERRAELQKHRALMSFYEAKCRRHKKIKSKKYHRIERKSKARQESKKMEKLMEDDPEAAKEAMEKLEKARATERMSLKHRNTGKWAKTMMRYGKHNISARQELAEQLQKSHELTEKIAEVNEDKTEETNEVEEEEEDTVQPSLSDINNPWFTGKVVSKGGDKAEEGEREVEQFVALEEVQAKRDDDDGSDEEESGADDEEDEIEKDHKMLKMIQEERRKWENDADDDDEEDDEEEGDEKVTQADEVEVVKKGKKSKGVAKQERTKSRKADKKGKQKKVKVIEVDVEEEDDKEEDDDAEASQLEEGVDRRQTHSSLDDQDWLHRLEEQKKQLPQKPSDDVVQGDNSVEKEEDTKKSTGIVDPSKVFVVKPKDMLKSAMPVLVEQGDDGGMDHRMNIMQAFEDDDVVEEFKEEKKAKVEKDKPKDIDLTLPGWGDWGGTGVETSKKKRKRFIIKAKPQAPRQDAQLAHVIINEDRDKKIAIHQVNSLPFPFTSTEQFERSIRAPVGSTWNTPSAVKALTTPKVSTKIGTIIRPIKAEEAFKEKNRKRKSMEEMRKKRNGQRPDIVFDEGSKKKMRKGKGKG, translated from the exons GGTGATTTGGAGGATGAATCAAGACATTCTAAACTCTTGGAAGCCATTGGCTCCATGGAAACCAAGAAAAG gtcaaaggtcaagcaAAGGTCCGAAGCAAGTGCAGATGTTTCAGAGTATCAGCTGAATACTAAAGATG TTCAAGGGAAAGGAATTTGGATCCATGATCTTATGGGATCTTTGAAGAACACCCCATCCCACTCCGCGCTGAAGAAACAGATGAACAATGTGAACAAACGGAAGACACTCCCTACTCCCTTACATCAGCATGAAGCAGAGAAG ATCCAGCGGACGATGGCCTATGAAGGGGTCAGCAAGGAGGTCTCTAAATGGGACCAAGTGGtacagaccaatcgtaaggcaGAGCATCTGTCCTTTCCTCTCAACCAAAAGGTCGTTGGACTTCCAACCACTGACCAGTTCGTCAAGAAGTTTAAG CCAAGCACACCGTTGGAGCAGGAAGTCTACAAAATATTGCATGGGAGTAAGTTTGCAGAGAGACCCAACAAACAACTCTCTCAGGCTGAAGAAGAGGCCATCAAAGCAATGAGCTTGTCTGAG gCTCGTGAACGGAGAGCGGAGCTACAGAAACACAGAGCTCTTATGTCATTCTACGAAGCTAAGTGCAGGAGACATAAAAAGATCAAGAGTAAAAA GTACCACCGTATAGAGAGGAAAAGCAAGGCAAGGCAGGAGTCAAAGAAGATGGAAAAACTGATGGAAGATGACCCAGAGGCTGCCAAAGAGGCAATGGAGAAACTAGAAAAAGCAAGGGCTACG GAGAGAATGAGTCTGAAGCACCGGAACACAGGAAAATGGGCAAAGACTATGATGAGATATGGGAAGCACAACATATCG GCGAGGCAAGAGCTTGCTGAGCAGCTTCAGAAGAGCCATGAATTAACTGAGAAGATTGCCGAGGTGAATGAAGACAAGACTGAAGAGACGAATGAAgtggaggaagaggaggaggacaCTGTTCAACCTTCGCTTAGCGATATCAACAACCCTTGGTTCACTGGCAAGGTGGTCAGCAAGGGAGGAGACAAAGCagaagagggggagagggaagTGGAACAGTTTGTAGCCTTGGAAGAAGTACAGGCaaagagagatgatgatgatggatcgGATGAAGAGGAGAGTGGAGcagatgatgaggaggatgagaTCGAAAAGGACCACAAGATGTTGAAGATGATACAGGAGGAGAGGAGAAAATGGGAGAATGACGCtgacgatgatgacgaggaGGATGACgaagaggagggagacgagAAGGTGACCCAAGCTGATGAAGTTGAGGTGgtgaagaaagggaagaagagCAAAGGGGTTGCAAAACAAGAACGGACTAAGTCAAGGAAAGCCGACAAGAAGGGAAAGCAGAAAAAAGTCAAGGTCATTGAAGTGGATgttgaggaggaggatgataaagaagaagatgatgatgcagAGGCGTCCCAACTGGAGGAAGGCGTTGATAGACGTCAGACACACTCCTCCCTCGACGATCAAGACTGGCTCCATAGACTGGAGGAGCAGAAAAAACAGTTGCCACAGAAGCCATCCGATGATGTTGTCCAAGGTGACAACAGTGTGGAGAAGGAGGAAGACACAAAGAAATCCACAGGCATTGTTGATCCAAGCAAAGTCTTTGTGGTGAAGCCGAAGGATATGTTGAAGTCTGCAATGCCGGTGCTGGTGGAACAAGGGGATGATGGAGGAATGGACCACCGCATGAACATCATGCAAGCATTTGAAGACGATGATGTAGTGGAAGAGTtcaaggaagaaaagaaagcaaAAGTTGAGAAGGACAAACCAAAGGACATTGACCTTACTCTTCCAGGATGGGGAGACTGGGGAGGAACGGGTGTAGAGACATCAAAGAAGAAACGGAAAAG GTTTATTATAAAGGCCAAACCTCAAGCCCCAAGACAAGATGCCCAATTAGCTCATGTGATCATCAACGAGGATAGGGATAAGAAGATTGCTATACATCAG GTGAATAGCCTTCCGTTCCCCTTCACCAGCACCGAGCAGTTTGAGAGGAGCATCCGAGCCCCCGTCGGCAGTACCTGGAACACCCCCTCTGCCGTCAAGGCCCTGACCACGCCCAAGGTCAGCACCAAGATAGGCACCATCATCCGACCAATCAAGGCCGAGGAGGCCTTCAAAGAGAAGAACAGGAAAAGGAAGAGCATGGAggagatgaggaagaagaggaaTGGACAAAGACCAGATATTGTATTTGATGAGGGGAGTAAAAAGAAGATGAGAAAGGGCAAGGGAAAGGGATGA